One genomic segment of Nonomuraea coxensis DSM 45129 includes these proteins:
- a CDS encoding winged helix DNA-binding domain-containing protein, protein MQGSKVRISAGQRRARLGLRHRLAVKAATPEEVAASVVALHGTDPSTVFLSAGARLTSPGPEPVERAIYDERTLVRMTGMRRTVFAVPAELVPVVHWSTMAPVARRERRTLLKTFGAGGWDEARVAAAEAAVLRALAEHGEADAARLGTLVPELREQVVVAAGKPYEALVSLGSRLLPLLAMDGLLVRGRRAAGTWVSGRHLWGLAPELPLLAAPEARAELARRWLAAFGPATEADLKWWTGWTLTETRAALSAVGAVEVDLDEGPGLALPDDLEEVPEPEPWAALLPALDPTPMGWQARDWYLTPGHRAELFDRNGNIGPTVWWDGRVAGGWAQRPDGEIVWRLFADVGAEGRAAVEAEAAGLAAWLGGIRVTPRFRTPLERELSAP, encoded by the coding sequence GTGCAGGGTTCCAAGGTGCGGATCTCCGCCGGGCAGCGGCGGGCCCGGCTCGGCCTGCGGCATCGGCTCGCGGTCAAGGCGGCCACGCCGGAGGAGGTGGCGGCGTCCGTGGTGGCGCTGCACGGCACCGACCCGTCCACCGTGTTCCTGTCGGCGGGGGCGCGGCTCACCTCGCCGGGCCCCGAGCCTGTGGAGCGGGCCATCTACGACGAGCGCACGCTGGTGCGCATGACCGGCATGCGGCGGACGGTGTTCGCGGTGCCGGCCGAGCTGGTGCCGGTGGTGCACTGGTCCACGATGGCGCCGGTCGCCCGCCGGGAGCGGCGCACGCTGCTGAAGACGTTCGGCGCGGGCGGCTGGGACGAGGCGCGCGTCGCGGCGGCCGAGGCCGCGGTGCTGCGGGCGCTGGCCGAGCACGGGGAGGCGGACGCGGCCAGGCTGGGGACGCTGGTGCCCGAGCTGCGCGAGCAGGTGGTGGTGGCGGCGGGCAAGCCGTACGAGGCGCTGGTCAGCCTGGGCTCGCGGCTGCTGCCGCTCCTCGCGATGGACGGCCTGCTGGTACGGGGCCGCCGCGCGGCCGGCACGTGGGTCAGTGGCCGCCACCTGTGGGGCCTCGCCCCCGAGCTGCCCCTCCTGGCGGCCCCGGAGGCGCGGGCGGAGCTGGCGCGCCGGTGGCTGGCGGCGTTCGGCCCGGCCACGGAGGCCGATCTGAAGTGGTGGACCGGCTGGACGCTGACCGAGACGCGCGCGGCCCTGTCGGCGGTCGGCGCGGTCGAGGTGGACCTGGACGAGGGGCCCGGCCTGGCGCTGCCGGACGACCTGGAGGAGGTGCCCGAGCCGGAGCCGTGGGCGGCGCTGCTGCCGGCGCTCGATCCGACGCCGATGGGCTGGCAGGCGCGCGACTGGTATCTGACCCCCGGGCACCGGGCCGAGCTGTTCGACCGCAACGGCAACATCGGCCCCACCGTGTGGTGGGACGGGCGCGTGGCGGGCGGCTGGGCGCAGCGGCCGGACGGCGAGATCGTCTGGCGGCTGTTCGCCGACGTGGGCGCGGAGGGGCGGGCGGCGGTCGAGGCCGAGGCGGCCGGGCTGGCCGCCTGGCTCGGCGGGATCCGCGTCACGCCGCGCTTCCGCACCCCGCTGGAGCGGGAGCTGTCGGCCCCGTGA
- a CDS encoding glycerate kinase, whose protein sequence is MAPDKFKGSLTAAEVAARVTAGLGVPTVELPVADGGDGTVDAAVACGFDRVTIEVTGPAGERVPASYAWHAGDATAVVELAEASGLRRLPAGPEPLTATSHGTGELIAHAVRHGARRVVLGLGGSACTDGGAGMAQALGARLLDAEGRELPRGGAALRSLERIDLSGFPDLSGVAFVVASDVDNPLLGPHGAAAVYGPQKGATPDDVKVLESGLTRLAAVATRTHGLMGAVEHDDIVRAMGVAGAPGAGAAGGVGFAALAFLHAEIRPGIDYLLGLLGFGAHAAGARLVITGEGSLDEQSLRGKAPIGVAQAAARAGVPVVAVCGRRTLSDAELKAAGIEAAYALTDLEPDPARCMAGAGPLLERLAARIAADHRLAEGTP, encoded by the coding sequence GTGGCTCCGGACAAGTTCAAGGGGTCGCTGACGGCGGCCGAGGTGGCGGCGCGGGTGACGGCCGGGCTCGGCGTGCCCACGGTGGAGCTGCCGGTGGCCGACGGCGGCGACGGCACCGTGGACGCCGCCGTGGCCTGTGGCTTCGACCGCGTCACGATCGAGGTCACCGGCCCGGCGGGCGAGCGCGTCCCCGCCTCCTACGCCTGGCACGCCGGTGACGCCACGGCCGTGGTCGAGCTGGCCGAGGCGTCCGGGCTGCGCCGGCTGCCGGCCGGCCCCGAGCCCCTCACCGCCACCAGCCACGGCACCGGCGAGCTGATCGCCCACGCGGTACGCCACGGCGCCAGGCGCGTGGTGCTCGGGCTCGGCGGCAGCGCCTGCACCGACGGCGGCGCGGGGATGGCGCAGGCCCTCGGCGCCCGCCTCCTGGACGCCGAGGGCCGCGAGCTGCCCAGGGGCGGGGCGGCGCTGCGCTCGCTGGAGCGCATCGACCTGTCCGGCTTCCCCGACCTGTCCGGGGTCGCGTTCGTGGTCGCGAGCGACGTGGACAACCCGCTGCTCGGCCCGCACGGCGCCGCCGCCGTGTACGGCCCGCAGAAGGGCGCCACGCCGGACGACGTGAAGGTCCTGGAGTCGGGGCTGACCCGCCTGGCCGCCGTGGCGACCCGTACGCACGGGCTGATGGGCGCGGTCGAGCACGACGACATCGTCCGGGCCATGGGAGTGGCCGGCGCGCCGGGCGCGGGCGCGGCCGGCGGCGTCGGCTTCGCGGCGCTGGCGTTCCTGCACGCCGAGATCCGCCCCGGCATCGACTACCTGCTCGGGCTGCTCGGCTTCGGCGCGCACGCCGCCGGCGCCCGGCTGGTCATCACCGGCGAGGGCTCGCTCGACGAGCAGTCGCTGCGCGGCAAGGCCCCCATCGGGGTCGCGCAGGCCGCGGCGCGGGCCGGCGTGCCCGTCGTCGCCGTCTGCGGGCGGCGGACGCTCTCCGACGCCGAGCTCAAGGCGGCCGGCATCGAGGCCGCCTACGCCCTCACCGACCTGGAACCCGACCCGGCGCGCTGCATGGCCGGGGCAGGGCCCCTGCTGGAACGCCTGGCCGCCAGGATCGCCGCCGACCACCGCCTCGCGGAGGGGACGCCATGA
- the allB gene encoding allantoinase AllB, with protein sequence MTPLDLVVRSRRTVTPDGERPAAVAVRGERIEALHPYDAPLAAAEDVDLRDLALLPGLVDTHVHVNEPGRTHWEGFASATRAAAAGGVTTIADMPLNALPPTVSVAALEAKLAAARGQCHVDVGFWGGAVPGNVKELRPLRERGVLGFKCFMSPSGVPEFPPLAGGELRRALEEVAGFGGLMVVHAEDPELLAEPSGPTYGEFLASRPGAAERAAVRRLVELARETGARVHVLHVSSAACLDVLAAARAEGLPVTAETCPHYLTLEAERVPEGATAFKCCPPIRSAANRDLLWQGLAAGTLSCVVSDHSPSTADLKVPDFAAAWGGIASLQLGLSAVWTEAARRGHRLADVARWMAAAPAALAGLPGKGAIAPGNDADLVAFDPAADRPVDAARLHHKNPVTPYHGQVLKGAVLTTWLRGRPVDGEPHGRFLLGER encoded by the coding sequence ATGACGCCGCTCGACCTCGTGGTCCGCTCCCGCAGGACCGTCACGCCGGACGGGGAGCGGCCCGCCGCGGTGGCCGTACGGGGGGAGCGGATCGAGGCCCTGCACCCCTACGACGCGCCGCTCGCCGCCGCCGAGGACGTCGACCTGCGCGACCTCGCGTTGCTGCCCGGCCTGGTGGACACGCACGTCCACGTGAACGAGCCCGGCCGCACCCACTGGGAGGGGTTCGCCTCGGCGACCAGGGCGGCGGCCGCCGGCGGCGTCACGACGATCGCCGACATGCCGCTCAACGCGCTGCCGCCCACGGTCAGCGTGGCCGCGCTGGAGGCCAAGCTCGCCGCGGCGCGCGGGCAGTGCCACGTGGACGTCGGGTTCTGGGGCGGGGCGGTGCCGGGCAACGTCAAGGAGCTGCGCCCGCTGCGCGAGCGCGGCGTGCTCGGCTTCAAGTGCTTCATGTCGCCGTCGGGGGTGCCGGAGTTCCCGCCGCTGGCCGGCGGCGAGCTGCGGCGGGCGCTGGAGGAGGTCGCCGGGTTCGGCGGGCTCATGGTGGTGCACGCCGAGGACCCGGAGCTGCTGGCCGAGCCGTCCGGGCCGACGTACGGGGAGTTCCTGGCCTCGCGGCCGGGGGCGGCCGAGCGCGCCGCCGTCCGCCGGCTCGTGGAGCTGGCCAGGGAGACCGGCGCGCGGGTGCACGTCCTGCACGTCTCCAGCGCCGCCTGCCTGGACGTGCTGGCGGCGGCGCGCGCCGAGGGCCTGCCGGTCACCGCCGAGACCTGCCCGCACTACCTGACGCTGGAGGCCGAACGGGTGCCCGAGGGGGCGACCGCGTTCAAGTGCTGCCCGCCGATCCGCTCGGCGGCCAACCGCGACCTGCTGTGGCAGGGGCTGGCCGCGGGGACGCTGAGCTGCGTGGTCTCCGACCACTCGCCGTCCACCGCCGACCTCAAGGTGCCCGACTTCGCCGCGGCCTGGGGCGGGATCGCCTCGCTGCAGCTCGGCCTGTCCGCCGTGTGGACGGAGGCGGCCCGCCGGGGGCACCGGCTCGCCGACGTGGCCCGCTGGATGGCCGCCGCCCCGGCCGCGCTGGCCGGTCTTCCGGGCAAGGGCGCGATCGCGCCGGGCAACGACGCCGACCTCGTCGCCTTCGACCCGGCCGCCGACCGCCCCGTGGACGCCGCCCGCCTGCACCACAAGAACCCGGTCACCCCCTACCACGGGCAGGTGCTCAAGGGCGCGGTGCTGACCACCTGGCTACGCGGCCGCCCCGTGGACGGCGAACCGCACGGAAGATTCCTCCTGGGAGAGCGC